A portion of the Vespula vulgaris chromosome 24, iyVesVulg1.1, whole genome shotgun sequence genome contains these proteins:
- the LOC127071952 gene encoding muscle-specific protein 20 translates to MALERQVRAKIAAKRDPEQEREAQEWIESVLGKKFPPGELFEDVLKDGQVLCHLMNKISPGSIPKINTAGGQFKMMENINVFQKALKDYGVADVDVFQTVDLWEKKDIAQVITTLFALGRTTYKHPEWKGPYLGPKPADECKREFTEEQLRAGESVIGLQAGSNKGATQSGQSIGATRKILLGK, encoded by the exons ATGGCCCTAGAACGTCAAGTCCGCGCCAAG ATCGCAGCCAAACGTGATCCCGAGCAAGAACGCGAGGCTCAGGAATGGATCGAATCCGTTCTTGGAAAAAAGTTCCCACCTGGCGAACTCTTTGAGGACGTTCTCAAGGATGGTCAGGTCCTCTGTCACCTAATGAACAAAATTTCACCGGGATCAATTCCAAAGATCAACACTGCCGGTGGACAGTTCAAGATGATGGAGAATATCAACGT ATTCCAGAAAGCACTCAAGGATTACGGCGTAGCGGACGTTGATGTCTTCCAAACGGTCGATCTCTGGGAGAAGAAGGACATAGCCCAGGTTATCACGACTCTTTTCGCCCTTGGTCGTACG ACATACAAACACCCAGAATGGAAGGGGCCTTATCTAGGTCCGAAACCAGCAGATGAGTGCAAGCGTGAATTCACGGAGGAACAATTGCGTGCCGGTGAATCTGTAATCGGTCTACAAGCCGGCTCCAACAAAGGTGCCACCCAATCTGGACAAAGTATTGGTGCCACTCGCAAAATCCTCTTGGGAAAGTAA
- the LOC127071934 gene encoding acyl-CoA synthetase short-chain family member 3, mitochondrial, whose translation MDKNDNTFDSHKKHSALYCDAYKRSLENPEEFWAEVGKLINWFKPWTKVLDNSNEPFTKWFVGGELNACYNAVDRHVEAGNGEKTAIIYDSPQTSIIRKVTYNELLEKTSLLAGALADIGVGKGDKVVIYMPLIPETVITILAIARLGAIHSVVFGGFAANELANRIDHAEPKVIVIASCGLEPNKIITYTTALNDALKLISVKTPKCIIFQRNNIWASSLLPGQYDWEEILSKAKAHPCVPVEANDPLYILYTSGTTGRPKGILRPVGGHLATLSWSMKTIYGMNKNSVWWSASDMGWVVGHSYICYGPLVYGATSVMYEGKPDRTPDASQYFRIIDQHKVNALFCVPTALRVLKRADPDCLLGRKYSVKSLQTIFVAGEYCDYETKSWVESIFNVPVINHWWQSETGHPITALCLGYGMDCSLPKFSTGLPVPGYRIEILDKDGNNAAVRELGRIVIKLPLPPGCISTLYLADERFNEIYFSTYPGYYDTMDAGYMDECGYVYVTARDDDIINVAGHRLSTFALEDIVLAHPDVADAAVVGVLDRTKGEIPLCLYVKHQGTTNKNEDINQELIANVRQLIGPIASFRIVGSVNALPKTRSGKIMRKAIAKLANSEQVKIPSTVEDPLVFREIKAVLQKLGYAEQAPDPE comes from the exons ATGGATAAGAATG ataatacCTTCGATTCGCATAAAAAGCATTCCGCTCTTTACTGCGATGCCTATAAGAGATCTTTGGAGAATCCCGAAGAATTTTGGGCAGAGGTaggaaaattgattaattggTTTAAGCCATGGACCAAGGTCCTCGACAATTCAAACGAGCCCTTTACCAAATG GTTCGTCGGAGGAGAGTTGAATGCCTGCTACAATGCTGTCGATCGTCACGTTGAGGCTGGTAACGGTGAAAAAACAGCCATCATTTATGACAGTCCACAAACTTCGATTATCAGAAAAGTGACCTACAATGAGCTGTTGGAAAAGACCTCGTTGCTGGCCGGCGCTTTAGCTGATATTGGAGTTGGTAAAGGCGATAAAGTTGTCATCTACATGCCACTTATACCCGAGACTGTAATCACCATTTTAGCCATTGCCAGGCTCGGAGCTATTCACTCGGTTGTTTTCGGAG GATTCGCTGCAAATGAGCTGGCCAATAGGATAGATCACGCGGAACCAAAGGTGATCGTCATTGCCAGCTGCGGCCTGGAGcctaacaaaattattac ATATACCACGGCGCTGAACGATGCCTTGAAATTAATATCCGTGAAGACACCAAAATGCATTATCTTTCAAAGGAACAATATCTGGGCCAGTTCGCTCCTTCCTGGTCAGTACGATTGGGAGGAAATTTTGAGTAAAGCCAAAGCCCATCCTTGCGTTCCGGTCGAGGCTAACGATCCTTTGTACATATTATACACATCAGGAACGACAG GTCGTCCAAAGGGAATTCTAAGACCAGTCGGTGGTCACTTGGCAACTCTTAGCTGGTCAATGAAGACCATTTACGGGATGAACAAAAATTCGGTTTGGTGGAGTGCCTCGGACATGGGCTGGGTTGTCGGACATTCTTACATTTGTTACGGTCCTTTAGTCTACGGTGCAACGAGTGTGATGTATGAAGGAAAACCCGATAGAACACCCGACGCTAGTCAATACTTTAG AATAATAGATCAGCATAAAGTAAATGCTCTATTCTGCGTACCAACGGCACTGCGAGTTTTGAAACGTGCTGATCCTGATTGTCTCCTAGGTAGAAAATACTCTGTAAAATC GTTGCAGACGATATTCGTGGCCGGGGAATATTGCGATTACGAAACAAAATCGTGGGTGGAAAGTATATTCAATGTGCCTGTAATAAATCATTGGTGGCAATCGGAAACAGGACATCCAATAACCGCGTTGTGTCTTGGATACGGAATGGATTGCTCTTTGCCAAAGTTCAGCACAGGTTTACCGGTTCCTGGCTACCGCA tCGAGATACTCGACAAAGATGGGAACAATGCGGCGGTACGCGAGCTCGGTAGAATCGTTATAAAGCTACCTCTGCCACCTGGTTGCATCTCTACCCTCTATCTCGCCGACGAGAGATTCAACGAGATTTATTTCTCGACTTATCCG GGATATTACGATACGATGGATGCTGGTTATATGGATGAATGCGGCTATGTTTATGTAACTGCTCGCGACGATGACATCATCAACGTTGCCGGACATCGTTTATCGACGTTTGCTCTGGAAGATATTGTTTTAGCGCATCCTGACGTCGCTGACGCCGCAGTCGTTGGCGTTCTCGATCGTACTAAAGGCGAGATCCCACTTTGCCTTTACGTCAAGCATCAAG GAACGACCAATAAGAACGAAGACATCAACCAGGAACTGATCGCGAACGTTAGACAACTAATTGGTCCTATCGCATCGTTTAGGATCGTTGGTTCCGTCAATGCTTTGCCTAAAACACGTTCTGGGAAAATTATGCGTAAAGCCATTGCCAAATTGGCAAATTCTGAACAAGTTAAG ATACCTAGTACGGTCGAAGATCCTTTAGTGTTTCGTGAAATAAAAGCGGTCCTTCAAAAATTGGGCTACGCCGAACAAGCGCCGGATCCGGAATGA
- the LOC127071955 gene encoding myosuppressin, with product MNSMIKIVVSLVALSILFGEIFAMPPAQCSPGFLDEVPPKVQKICAALSTIYQIQSAMESYVDDKVSVLQENNPLPGSGVKRQDVDHVFLRFGRRR from the exons ATGAACTCGATGATTAAGATTGTCGTCTCCCTCGTCGCCCTCTCGATTTTATTCGGAGAAATTTTCGCAATGCCACCGGCCCAGTGTAGCCCCGGCTTCCTCGACGAAGTACCACCGAAAGTACAAAAAATCTGTGCGGCTCTCTCCACCATATATCAAATTCAATCTGCGATGGAAAGTTATGTCGACGATAAGG TTTCAGTTCTTCAAGAGAACAACCCGTTACCAGGAAGCGGTGTTAAGAGACAAGACGTCGATCACGTCTTCTTGCGCTTCGGAAGACGACGCTAA
- the LOC127071939 gene encoding uncharacterized protein LOC127071939, whose product MPQESIRWQGTQRRACGPGAHWNVQVVRGKVTTRCLWHACKALGIGLLLMLLGACMATIGYYADQLSVAQEVRGNLTVKVKNESREFHLNNLSYAGPIVMGVGGFIVVAVCVMTFEARDSAAKVVPARFRFNQSTLKGARTQRNRRSTSCQTTNNKWDHQYGLFRINRSLSPSAHEISRRQLKAELVRFSRDLHEKSVSHTIKKSPSAPILIDKKSPRRETPQYAGCAFLNPQLLQRHALSVDNPAYSPPQVSRESLEYPKLTGSQASMAMDLHIPNKGPVTLRVKDRSDTAKRHQLLRQTKIEDVEEIVETKRPTSGYIYSPRLSGLYSKYPGEYVISKRNSVDVRYLEDFGPILRDSAKVSPRDFRKLSSPNFRKMSFDRIGGEHRLDKSMGHRKASLEFRRSPDFRRGDYRKLSVDRFSMDYTRCVMDELEIKSKASSGESLKRQRYPKLHHSRSDDNRRRSFDKGQRESQSSRYSLNMQGATDSADYDLRYFISTSLSTEESRTENPEDSHGFDIDESLTNPSPLEGQAETDTLLEEPELENLTENDTESSADRLNCEDTKKVQDYSIKGEDMMLQDWKNVLKESEMKRETMLCIEDDEV is encoded by the exons ATGCCTCAAGAAAGCATTCGTTGGCAAGGGACCCAGAGGAGAGCCTGTGGCCCAGGGGCACACTGGAACGTTCAG GTGGTCAGAGGGAAGGTGACAACGCGATGCTTGTGGCATGCCTGCAAAGCTCTTGGCATTGGGCTGCTGTTGATGCTTCTGGGTGCTTGCATGGCGACTATAG GTTATTACGCGGATCAATTATCGGTGGCGCAAGAGGTCAGAGGTAATTTGACGGTAAAAGTGAAAAACGAGTCACGAGAGTTTCACTTGAACAACCTCAGTTATGCCGGACCGATAGTCATGGGTGTAGGAG GATTTATCGTGGTGGCCGTGTGCGTGATGACCTTCGAGGCGCGCGACAGCGCGGCAAAAGTAGTACCGGCTCGTTTTCGATTCAATCAGAGTACGTTAAAAGGTGCGAGGACTCAACGAAATCGTAGATCCACGTCATGTCAAACGACTAATAATAAGTGGGATCATCAATATGGTCTCTTTAGGATCAATCGGAGCTTGAGTCCAAGCGCTCATGAAATCTCCCGAAGACAGTTGAAGGCTGAACTAGTGCGATTTTCACGAGATTTACACGAGAAAAGTGTATCgcatacgataaaaaaaagtccCAGTGCTCCGATTTTGATCGATAAGAAATCACCTCGCAGAGAGACTCCTCAGTATGCTGGCTGTGCATTCCTCAACCCACAATTATTGCAGAGACATGCTCTATCCGTTGATAATCCCGCTTACAGTCCTCCTCAA GTTAGTCGGGAGAGTTTGGAATATCCAAAGTTAACTGGCAGTCAGGCTTCCATGGCGATGGATCTTCATATCCCTAATAAAGGACCGGTTACATTAAGAGTAAAAGATCGATCAGATACGGCGAAACGTCATCAGTTGCTTCGACAAACGAAAATCGAAGATGTCGAGGAAATCGTGGAAACGAAAAGGCCAACATctggatatatatattcacctAGATTATCAG GTCTATATAGCAAGTATCCTGGGGAGTACGTAATCAGCAAAAGGAATTCCGTGGACGTTCGATATCTGGAAGATTTTGGGCCCATTTTAAGAGATTCGGCGAAAGTTTCGCCACGAGATTTTCGAAAACTTTCATCTCCGAATTTTCGTAAAATGTCTTTCGATAGAATCGGTGGTGAACATAGATTGGATAAGTCGATGGGTCATCGAAAGGCTAGTTTGGAGTTTAGAAGGAGTCCGGATTTTCGTCGAGGTGATTACAG AAAGCTATCGGTGGACAGATTCAGCATGGATTACACCAGATGCGTAATGGACGAGCTCGAGATTAAATCCAAGGCAAGTAGTGGCGAGAGCCTAAAGAGACAACGTTATCCGAAGCTTCATCATTCTCGATCGGACGACAACAGAAGACGTTCTTTCGATAAAGGTCAAAGGGAATCACAATCCAGCAGATACTCGTTGAACATGCAAGGTGCTACGGACAGTGCCGATTACGAtctaagatattttatatcgacttCCTTGAGTACTGAGGAAAGTCGTACAGAAAATCCGGAAGACAGTCATGGTTTTGACATTGACGAATCCTTGACTAATCCTTCGCCGTTGGAGGGTCAAGCGGAAACGGATACGCTCTTGGAAGAACCCGAATTAGAGAATCTCACGGAGAACGACACCGAGAGTTCGGCTGATCGTTTGAATTGCGAAGATACGAAGAAGGTACAGGATTATTCGATAAAGGGTGAAGATATGATGCTGCAGGATTGGAAGAACGTTTTGAAGGAATCTGAGATGAAAAGGGAAACGATGTTATGCATAGAAGACGACGaagtttga